One stretch of Strigops habroptila isolate Jane unplaced genomic scaffold, bStrHab1.2.pri NW_022045634.1_ctg1, whole genome shotgun sequence DNA includes these proteins:
- the CDC37 gene encoding hsp90 co-chaperone Cdc37 translates to MVDYSVWDHIEVSDDEDETHPNIDTASLFRWRHQARVERMEQFQKEKEELDKGCRECKRKLAECQKKMKELEVSAPESGKGELEKLQAEAQQLRKEEKSWEKKLEELKKKEKNLPWNVDTLSKDGFSKSVFNVKPEEKEETEEQKEKKHKTFVERHEKQIKHFGMLRRWDDSQKYLSDNPHLVCEETANYLVIWCIDLEVEEKHALMEQVAHQTIVMQFILELAKSLKVDPRACFRQFFTKIKTADQQYMEGFNDELEAFKERVRGRAKVRIEKAMKEYEEEERQKRLGPGGLDPVEVYESLPPELQKCFDVKDVQMLQDAISKMDPTEAKHHMQRCIDSGLWVPNAKSGEGAGKSGADGSEEKAKKENGGEEEGNA, encoded by the exons GCTCGGGTGGAGAGGATGGAGCaattccagaaggaaaaagaggagctGGATAAAGGCTGCCGGGAATGCAAACGGAAACTCGCCGAGTGCCAGAAGAAGATGAAGGAGCTGGAAGTGTCGGCTCCGGAAAGCGGGAAGGGGGAGCTGGAAAAGCTCCAGGCCGAGGCCCAGCAGctcaggaaggaagagaaaagttGGGAGAAGAAACTGGAGGAGctgaagaagaaggagaagaaccTGCCTTGGAATGTGGACACGCTCAGCAAGGATGGCTTCAGCAAG aGCGTCTTCAATGTCAaaccagaggagaaggaggaaacggaggagcagaaggagaagaaacacaaaacctttGTGGAGAGACACGAGAAGCAGATCAAACACTTTG ggatgctgcGGCGTTGGGATGACAGCCAGAAGTACCTCTCGGATAACCCTCACTTGGTGTGCGAGGAGACGGCCAACTACCTGGTGATCTGGTGCATCGACctggaggtggaggag aaacATGCCCTGATGGAGCAGGTCGCCCACCAGACCATCGTCATGCAGTTCATCCTCGAGCTGGCCAAGAGCCTCAAGGTGGACCCCAGGGCCTGTTTCAGGCAGTTCTTCACCAAAATCAAG aCAGCTGACCAGCAGTACATGGAGGGCTTCAATGACGAGCTGGAGGCCTTCAAGGAGCGGGTGCGCGGCCGGGCCAAGGTTCGCATTGAGAAGGCCATGAAGGAGtatgaagaggaggagaggcagaagcGCCTGGGTCCTGGGGGGCTCGACCCCGTCGAGGTCTATGAGTCCCTCCCACCC gagctgcagaaatgcTTCGATGTCAAAGATGTGCAGATGCTACAAGATGCCATCAGCAAAATGGATCCAACT GAAGCCAAGCACCACATGCAGCGCTGCATCGACTCGGGCCTCTGGGTCCCCAACGCCAAGAGCGGGGAAGGAGCCGGGAAAAGCGGCGCCGACGGCTCCGAAGAGAAAGCGAAGAAGGAAAACGGGGGCGAGGAGGAAGGAAACGCgtga